A window of Deinococcus reticulitermitis contains these coding sequences:
- a CDS encoding CarD family transcriptional regulator: MKQTAYQMGDRVVLSPYGLGIVRGTCHRDVAGETLTYYEVDFPETGHCAFVPVACPDHAGLRAALTSDQLPALLAILQGKWGTGLALPRQWSARQRRVAEILGQGQPHELATLAGELYRWNAQRALPDLDRHAFKQALSRLEQEVTGLEDETALDVQQFLQNARAALNH, encoded by the coding sequence TTGAAACAGACGGCTTACCAGATGGGCGACCGGGTGGTGCTTTCGCCTTACGGCTTGGGCATCGTGCGCGGAACCTGCCACCGCGACGTGGCTGGAGAGACCCTGACCTACTATGAGGTCGACTTTCCCGAAACCGGCCACTGCGCCTTTGTTCCTGTCGCTTGCCCGGACCACGCCGGTCTGCGCGCGGCCCTCACCTCAGATCAACTTCCGGCCCTGCTCGCTATCTTGCAAGGGAAGTGGGGAACAGGCCTGGCTCTGCCGCGACAATGGTCTGCTCGCCAACGCCGCGTGGCTGAAATTCTAGGTCAGGGCCAGCCTCATGAGCTCGCCACGCTGGCAGGTGAGTTGTACCGCTGGAATGCGCAGCGCGCGCTCCCTGATCTGGACCGCCATGCCTTCAAGCAAGCGCTCAGCAGACTGGAACAAGAAGTGACTGGATTAGAAGACGAAACGGCGCTTGATGTCCAGCAATTTTTGCAGAACGCCCGCGCCGCAT